The Pseudanabaena sp. ABRG5-3 genome includes the window GTGTAACAACTTCCCGTAAATTTTCCACAATCGCGTTAAAGAAGTCGGCAACGATCCCAATTTCACCCGCCGAGATTTGAGCACGAACAGTTAAGTCTCCACTTACCGCGCCTTCAACATCCGATAAAAGGGTAATTAACTCACGCTGAATTTCTTCACTTCGTTGACGTTCTTTCTCTGCTAGTTCTTCAGATTTCCGAGTTTGTTCTTCTTGCAGAGCAATGAAATCTTGCAACTGTCCTGCCATTAAGTTGATGTTACTACCCAATTGTGCCATTTCATCCTGACCTTGGACTGTAAGACGAGTCTCAAGATTCCCTTTCCCTAGCTCAATCACGGCATCAGTTGCTTCAAGAATTGGGCGAGTAGCGCGACGAGATATTAATAGTGCTAATAGCGCTCCAAATATTGCGACAAATATAGTTGCTGTCGCCAAGATCACTAACAATTGCAGTACAGGTTTGAACGCGATATCACTGTCAATCGCAATTACCGCATCCCACTTTAGCTCTGGTAGTCCCTCGACCTTGGGTAAAGGTGCATATCCCACAAATTGTTCTTTATTAGAAACTAAGTCAATAGAAATTGCAGAACCAACTTCACGTTTACTAACGATCGGAGCCAGCGATGGGAAATCAGCTTTCAGTTCACGTCCAACTTGCTCTTTTTCTAATGCCACAAAGAACTTACCATCGGATTCAGCTAAGTGATACTGTTCCCCACCTTCGCCCAAGTCTTTGATCGCCTCCTCTAGTGCTGATGCCTGCATTCTTGTCCGAATTACTGCAATAGTTTTTCCCGTATTCGCATCTTTGACAGGTGCGGCAACAAAAATACTAACTTTCTTGGTGACAACCGAAGGTTCTGGCTGACTGATAAATGGTTTATCGGTTTTCAAAACTGTTTGAAAGTATTCACGTTTGGCAATATTGGCTGGTGGTGGCTCAGTACTTGCATCAACCATCAAGCTACCATCTAGTCGATAGACCGCAATACTGTCATAAACGCCATAGCCTCTAATATAGCTATCTAAAATAGCCTTCTGCTCAGTTATGGGAATAAGTTCTTTCACCTTAGAATTGGTTAAGAAAGATAGCTGGGCAAGAACTTGAATGTCGCCGTAGCGCTCTTTCATAAAATAGGCAACCCGATAGGCTAATACATTAGCATTTTCTGCTTCCTTCCGTTTCGTGAATTCAGTAACGTTTTGTCCAACATATAAGGCTGTAAAACCGCCTAACGCAAGCAAAGGAACAGTGATCGCTGTAATCGCTACAAGTGTAGTTTTTGTCCTTAGACCTAGTGATTGCCACCATTTCTTGATAGAATTTTGCTTGATTGCAGGAGCTTTAGGTATCGAAATAGGTACATCACTGAGTAATGTCTCAAGATCTCCAGTTCCATTACTAGATGATTGGGTTACATGTTTAGCCTCAGGGCTATCAACATGAGAACGTGAATCAAGAACCATGGTTTAAAACTCCGTTTTTCAAGGAAAAATTTACAAAGAAAATGGTGACAACTAGATGCTGAGCCTGTGGCTAGCGATCGCTTGTGCGTCCAATACATACAAATGCTTGTTACTGTCTTCGGGTTGCGACACCCAACCACGCAAAAATGGCACGGTTTCAATCGGTGTCTTTGTCTTCGGTAATTCTAGAGGTGAGACAATTTCTGTATCGTTAATACGGACTACACGTCCAATGCGATACACCCCTAATCCTAAAAATGCCCCATCAATTTGCAAGATCGCGATGTGAGTCTCGATCGCAGTGCCATCAAGGGGTGTAAAGCCTAGTAACTGAGGTAAGTCTAGTACCCAAAAAACGCTACTACGATGTTCCACCAAACCCATCAAACAAGGATGGACATTGGGCATCTGGGTAAATCGCTCTGAGGCTAATACTAAGGTTTCACGCACAGATTTTAATTGTACTGCCACCACAATCTCTGGACTCAACTGCAAACTGAGATAAGGCAATCCTGCGATCGCCTGCTCCTGTTGGTCATATAATTCGATGGTCAAGCCGTCCATCTCATCCTCCTACACCCAGCGATCGCACTGCTTGGATAATATCCTCCTTAGTAAATGGTTTCGTGAGGTAGACATCCACACCTTGCTTCATTCCCCAAAGACGATCAAGTTCTTGATTTTTAGAAGTACAGGCAATTACAGGCACTTTGGTGGTAGCTAGTTTTTTGATCGCTCGACATAGCTCCAAACCACTCATGCCTGGCATCACTAAATCGGTAATTACCACATTCGGTTTAGTCTTCTCAAATTTTTCTAAACCTTCTGTCCCATCAGCAGCACTTACTACAGTATATCCCCCCTGTCGCAAGTACTCACAGATCAACTCACGCTCAGATGTCGTATCTTCTACAACTAATACTGTAACCAAGATTTTGTCTCCTTAACTATGCCGATATATAGAAGCTAATGGGATAGATTTTTGGCTCTAAAAATAATAGCTACATTTGCTATTACCAGATTTGCTTAAGCAACAGAACGAATAGCTCGAAGAATATCCTCACGAGAGAAAGGCTTAGTCAAATACACATCAATTCCTTGTTTCATTCCCCATAATTTATCAAGTTCTTGATTTTTAGAAGTGCAAGCAACAATTGGTACATCCTTAGTCTCGCTGTTTTTTTTCAAACTGCGGCATAGCTCTAAACCACTCATCCCTGGCATGACCAAATCTGTAATTACGACATCAGGCTTTTTTCCCTCAATTTTTTTGAGAGCCTCTTGCCCATTATTAGCACTAATTACACTGTACCCACTTTCAATTAAATAGGTAACAATCAAGTCCTGCTCAGAAGCAGTATCTTCAACTACAAGAACCGTCGTCATAAAAATCTCCAATTAGCTTTATTTTGGGTTGTATTTGAGATTTTATTTTGGAAATAAATAGAAATTTGTTAACCAGATTTCGACACAAGATAAAATTCTAATTTTGAATCCCGCAATCCTTCCCAAAACACAAAGATAGCATATAAGAGATAGGCAGAGCGTGATGGGATAAGTTAACTCCTGTAAAGATAGAGTTTAAGCTCACAAAAAATGTTTGTACACTCACATATCGTTACAATCGTTACATCAGATGTCGCATCATCATTTTCAGCAAATCAGCTTGAGCAAATGGTTTAGTGAGATAGTCCGTCGCTCCTGCTATGCGAGCGCGAGCGCGATCAATTATCCCTTTATTGCCAGTCACCATCACAATTGGAATATCTTTTAAAACTGAAGACTTGCGAATTAAAGAACAAAGTTGATAGCCATCAACATTGGGCATCCCGATATCTAGCAAGATTAAATCAGGGCGGATCGAAGTGATTTTCATTAAAGCTTTCATAGAGTCTTGAATGAGTGTTACTTGAAAATCTTCACGTCCTAAGTAACTGCTAATAATACTCAACATCGATTCACTATCATCTATACAGACGATTTTCCATGTTTTGGTTGATTGACTGGCAAAAACCTGTGAAATACTAGCAATATCATCGCCTGTACCAGCTTCGTCGGCAAAGGTCTCTGAAAGTCTGTCAATGTTTTCGCGTTCCTCATCTGGGGCTAGATAGTAGGTGCGCGGCAACATATCAAAAGGAGGCAAAGGCTCTCTCAATAAAATTGAGCCATCGCCTATGAGGGGGCTGAGTTGCTTGGCGATCACAAGGGGATCTTTACCTAGCAAGGCTCCAAGCTGACAAAAGTTAAACCCACGGAGAATCCGCCCAAGTCTTTGGACAGTTTCGGTGGACATTCGTTTTTTAGCTGATGTTTGGCTAACGAGGTATGGGCATTGATAGGGGGAACAAATCGTTGGGCCAAGGCTGTACCATGCTTGTAGTCTTTGTTCAACAACTCCTAAAATGCGATCAACTGCCAAACTGCAATAGGTGTCCTGCAATAGGTGCTCGTAATGGATCTTGTTAAATTGACCATCGGGCAAACAGAGAAAAGCTTCAATTACCTCTTGGATAATTCGAGCTACTAGCTTACTAGCCATTGAGCTAAGTAAATAGCGCTCACTAACCAGCCATAGGATAGCGTTGTATTCAGTACAGAGAATTTCACTAGTAACTTTGTACTTAGCATTGTCGGGGGTTGGATCATCAAACATCAGCCGCAGTTGAGAGCGTAGCTTGTCATCTAATGCTGGGACTTCTCGGTTGAGGGCGCGTAAATGTCTTTCTAGCCTTTCAAAACTTTCTAGAGAATGGGAGGCATATACGAGTTTGCCACCATTTATATAGAATGACCATCGGATGCGATCGCGCACAACATATACGCATCCGTCTTTACTTAATTCCAGACTTTTTAAAAGTTCTTTAGCAGATTGTGTTTGATCTTTAGTCATATCAGTATCAGCACAAATCATGATTAGCTCCTATTACAAAACCCATCAATGCCATAATCTATCCTCCCCGCATTTCGATAACATTCAATTTTGCAGACCATAGATTAGAGCAAATTTCTATAGTCTTTTTAGAATATATCGAATTTTAGTTTTATCTTTAGAATAAGTTGCTGCTTTTACTAGATTTTACAAAATCTGGCGATTATCTAAAATTTAGAATTTAATTTCTAAAGTATATACTCCCTATTAAAGCATTATTACCTTATTTATTAAGTATCCTACTAGATAATTTATCCTAAAAAATAGATATAATTTTCGCAATCAAATATTTTTTCTTAGATATAGTAAGCCTAAATAATTTTCAGTGGAAGCACACTAAAAAACCAAAAATCTCCAAATACTTTAGGACTATTATAGAAAAACTATTTTCTTTCTTGAAAAATATAGATTTTTAAGCTGTGTCGCTCTTTTTATCCAAGCTTTTACCCATTTTCTTTTATCCCCTTGGGCTATCTAGCCTCCTAATTGCGATCGCTTTAGTTAATTTGTTATGGAAATCTCGGCTATCCCGCAATGCTAGTCCAGCGAAAACATCATTTACACTCTTCAAAAAAAATCGAATTTCCTCAATTCTTTTAGCAATTGTACTGATAATTTTGTTGTTCAGTAGTAATGAAATTTTTTCTAAGTTTTTGGTGCGATCGCTAGAATGGCGATATCTTCCCAATGGTGAATTGCCTCAAGCTGAAGCGATTGTGGTTTTAGGGGGTGGCACGCGCCCACGCATCTCGCCGCGCCCTTGGTATGAGGTCAATGAAGCAGGTGATCGCATTTTATATGGATCGTGGCTATATAAACAGGGCAAAGCCCCGCTATTAGTAGTCACTGGCGGTAGGGCTGATTGGTACAGCGAAGGGGGCAATCCTGAGTCGGAGGATATGGCGGCGATCGCTGAGGCAATGGGTGTACCCGCCAGTGCCATTATCCAAGAATCACAATCCTTCAACACCCGTGATAATGCGGTGAATACTAAGCACATCCTCGATCAAAGAGGCATTAATAAGGTCTTGCTCGTCACCTCGGCTCTACATATGCCGCGATCGATGGAAATTTTCCGTAAGGTTGGCTTAGAGGTCATTCCTGCCCCAACGGACTTTTTAGCGGTAAATAATGAAAACAGTAAGGGTTTTGCAATAGTTTTAGATTTATTACCCAGTGCAGAGGCTCTCAAAAATACAACTAATGCGATCAAAGAATATATTGGGCTATTTATTTATCAATTAGCAGGTTGGGCATAAAAACAAAAGTAGCAGCGCAAAGCGCTGCTACTTTTGTTTTTATAAATATTCGTGATCTCTAGGTACTTGTTTACATCATGGCTGTCTGATTAAATAAGCGCTAGTAATATTAAAAAATTTATAAATCTTTATGAGCAGGGGCAACGGAAAAAATAGCAGCAGCATGAACGTAATTTGGGTCGTGCTAGCATTGGCTGCCCTCGGTACTGGCATGGGTGCAGCGATCGCTTCACGGTTTGTCACCTATCGTACTTCCTCCACCAGTAGTGTAGAGACTCCTGACCTAAATCCCAATAATTCCGTTACCCAATCTAGAAATTCCCCATCATTCTGCCAATACAATGCACTGGACTCGGTAACAGCTTCGCTATATCAGGTTAGAGCCATCAATGCGATCGCCAATGATCCCTTACCCACCCTCTCAAATTTAAGTAATGCGATTAATGCGGATCTCGTCGCCAGTTTTAATCCTGCTCCATTTCCGCAAATTAGCGATCGCGCCCGTGCCGCAAAAGTCCCAATCATCATGTATCACGACATTACTGCCACCAAAGATGTGGAGTGGGATGTCACCCCAGAGGATCTCGAAAAGCATTTTCAAGCCTTACAAGATGGTGGCTATACACCAATTACGATGGATCGTTTAGTTAACCATCTGCGGACTGGCTCCCAATTGCCAGAGAAGCCCGTATTGCTGACCTTTGATGATAACTATGTTGGTCAGTACAAATATGCTTTTCCCCTACTCCAAAAGTATAACTATCCTGCGGTATGGTCAGTGCATACCCGTTTTGTGGGTACTGCGGGTCAGAAGCCCAAGGCAACATGGGATCAACTGCGAGAAATGCAGAAAAGCGGCTTGATCACCATTGCTTCCCATACGGTGAATCACCTCAATATGAAGAACCTCAGCAATGCAGAACTAGAACGTGAGGTACTAGAGTCCAAGAAAACTCTGGAAAAGGAACTGGGTATAACCATTGATTATTTCACTTATCCTGAAGGTGATTTCACGGAACGCGCTAAGGATAAGGTGAAGGATGCGGGTTACAAGGCAGCGCTGTCAATGAGTCTCGATCCTCGACAAGAGCGCTCGGCTAATGAATCCGATGATTTACTTACGATTATGCGCTTTGGACAGTCTCGCTTTAGTGAGGCGATCGAACAAGCTTCCAGTGGAACTTCCGCAAGTCAAGTTTCACTTTTGCCCACGGTCAGCAGTGGAACTATCAATTTCACTACACCTGTAGAGAAAAAGAAAGTTACGGTTGATGGTTTACCCCTGACTTTGGTATATGGCGGTCGTGCTGTTACAGCCCATGCCGATAAACGCGCTCAGGTTGCCGAGATTTTAGCGATGACTCCCAATGCGATCGCTGCCGTTGATGGCGGCTTTTTCTCCTTGGAGCGCATTGATGGCAATACGATGATTGGGCCAGTGATGAGTCAATTCTCTAGCAATGCAGGAGTATTTAATGCTGGTAATAAAGGTGAAAATCCACTCCTCAACGGTCGTCCCTTAGTATTAATTAGCCCCACCGCAATTAAATTTATTCCCTTTAATGCTGCTAAGCATAATTCTCTCGAAGCCGTCAAAGCGGAATTACCCGATGTCACCGATGCCTTTGTTGCCGCAGGTTGGCTCGTCCGCGATGGTAAACCCCAATCCGCCGAGTCCTTTGGTAAGCTCTATGGTTTTGATGCAAGTCGCGATCGTGCATTTTGGGGAATTGATAAATCTGGTAGACCTGTCATTGGTGTAACCATGGAAATGATCGATTCCGTTGGTTTAGGCAAGATCTTAGCAAAGGCAGGTTTACAGGATGTCGTGATGCTAGATTCAGGGGCAAGTGCTGCCCTTGCCTATCGAGGTAAATCCGTAATGGCGTATGAGCCTCGCCCTGTTCCCCATATTGTCGCGCTCTTACCCCCTGATCCCGCCCCCGTAGAAACTACTGAGAAGCCTAATTGTCCCGTCAGTCTAAATCGCTAGATACTATAAGAGGTGCAACCACATGATGTACCTCTTATAACTCCTTGCAGATTAGAGATTTAAGAATGGTCTTGTGGAGAGTAATAATTGACTACGGCAAAACAATATGAAGACATAATTACATCTTTGCAGTGGGATGGTTTGAAATCACTATGGAATAAAATTGAGGAGCGTAATACTCCGACATGGGATGCGGGCAAAGCTTTTGAATATTTAGTGTTAAGAGCATTTCAACTGGACGGTGCAGAAGTTAGATATCCCTATGGGGTAAAACTTTTTGGTCAGAGTCAAGAGATTGAGCAAATTGATGGTGTTATTCATTGCCATGGACTATCTTGCTTAATTGAGAGCAAGGATTTTCAAGACAAAGTAAACGTTGATTTTGCACCTATTGCTAAACTTCGTAATCAACTTTTACGTCGTCCTGCAAGTACAATTGGGGCAGTATTTAGTAGAACAGGTTTTACGGAATCAGCACGTAGTCTTTCGTGTTTTTGTCTACCTCAGACAATTCTTTTATGGAGTGGAGAAGAAATAAAATATGCACTAGAAAAAGAAGTTATATGTGAGCTATTAGTTCTTAAATATCGCTTTTGTGTAGAACATGCTCTAACTGATTACAACGTTACAGAGAGGGACATTTTATGATTGCTTACATTGTTTGTGAAGGCGATTTTGATACCCAGTTACTCAAGGCTGTTCTCCCCAAAGACTTACTCCAAAAAGTTGAAATTGTTTCTGCGGGTGGTCAATATGCGGCTAAGTCCCTTGCCCGTTCGCTAATTGTGCGTAGGCAAGCTCCAGTTGCACTTGTTCTTGATGCAGATTTAATAGATCCCGATCTAATTCAAGAGCGTTGTACTAGTATTCAAGAATTACTTGAAAGCGTATCTATTAATACTCCTGTGAAAGTGATACTTGCCGTTCCTCAGATTGAGTCTATTTTATTTCAGGATAGGGGATTACTTTGCCGCTTAATGGGACTAGAAATTACTTCAGATACAGTCGTTAATGCTAGAAATCAACCTAAGAAAGCTCTAGAGAAATTAATTTCACAATCTAAAAGTTATCAGGGTCAATCTCAAATTATCAATCAATTAGTCCATGAAGATCTTGAGATTCTCCGCAAAGATCCAGTGATTCAAGAATTAGTTCAGTTTCTTCAATCTGTGCGAGAACCAGCAAAAGTATAATCAACGATTAAAATAAAAGCCTCGCTTTGCGAGGCTTTTAAGGGTTTAGATGCTACTTGGTATTTGTAACAGGGCGATCGCCTGTTGACTGGAAATATGGGCGAGGGGCAAGCTATCAATTCCCATCGCGACGCAGAGTAGGGCTAAATAGAGAATTGAATATTTGAAGACTGATCGCGCCACATTGCGATCGCTAGGTTCCTTGAGTAACTGCATCGCCTTATAAATAAAGGCTATCCCTAGTCCAACTGCGGACACTGCATATACTACTCCCATTACATTGCAAGGAAAAACTAACAAGAGAGACACAGGGATAATTAGCAATGTATAGAGCAAAATCTGGTTAGCTGTTACCGCATCACCCTTGACCACGGGCAACATCGGTACACCGACCTTGGCATACTCATCACGAATCATCAGTGCCAAAGCCCAAAAGTGAGGTGGAGTCCAGACAAAGATAATTGCAAATAAGACCCATGCTGCCCAACTCAGTTCACCTGTTACAGCCGCCCAACCAACTAGGGGGGGGATTGCACCTGCTGCCCCACCAATGACGATATTTTGAGTACTAGAACGCTTGAGCCAAATCGTATAAACACCGACGTAGGTAGCGATCCCCGACATGGCGAGACAGGCGGCTAAGAGATTGGCATAGACCGCTAGCAACGTAAAGGAAATTGCGGCAAGGGCGATCGCAAAAATCAGCGCATTCAGTGGCTGAATTCTACCCGATGGAATGGGTCGCCAACTGGTGCGCTCCATTTTGGCATCAATGTCGCGATCGTATAAACAGTTAATCGCATTTGCCGAAGCTGCCGCGATCGCTCCTCCCAAAACCGTAATAAACATCAAAAATCCGTCAACTTGCCCCTCCGATGCAATCCACATCGCCCCTGCGGTGGTAATGAGCAACAGTACGATAATCCGTGGTTTGGTTAATTCTGTGTAATCTTGGATCACCTCGCGCCAGTTCCGATTCATCGATGGATTGGCGGGTGCAAAGATATTTTCTTCGGAAATAGTTAATTCTTGAATAGCTGTTTCTTGCATTGCGCTTAACTCCTAAAATATTTCGCAGTTATGACAGTTAGCGAATCGCAGGTTGCGCTTGATTCTGTTCTGTTTGAGATGGGCTAGTAGCTTTTTTGGTGAGTCTAAAGGCTAACACAGCAAAACAAACAAGGGTTCCTAGCAATGCTGAACCTGTAGCTTGGTGAGCAATTGTGAGTGGTTCGACTTGCAAATGTAGTTTATAGGTGGCATAGCCGATCGCTACTTGGGCAATCACTAGTAAGCCAGCCAATGAACCGACAAATCGTAGTACGGGAGCGATCGCTTTAGTTAGCAATACAGTCACCACCAACGCAACACTAGCAAGGGTTGCAGGAATTACGCCGATTAAATGTGCATTCAAAACAATGCACATATCCTGTGTCGCAAAACATTGGTGGAGTGCCCATTGAGAGGCAACTAAAGCACCGAGAATACTTTGTAAATAAATTAAAACTGCTGCTGTTAGACCTAACCAAGCGATTTTGGGTGAAGTACGAGTTTGGTCAGAAATCGTTTGGCTAGTCAGCGAGGTGGCGATCGCCAATAAGCTAGAGAAAAATAACAACCCCGTTCCCAAGTGAGCTGTGACAATATCAAATCTGAGTAATTGCGTTACCGTCAGTCCGCCCAAAATTCCTTGAAAAACTACCAGAGACAATGATCCCGAAGTTGCCCAAGGTAGCCATTTTGGTAAAGACTGTCGAAAATACCAGCTTGCCCCAAATAGAACAATCGTGGCGAATCCCACAGTGGAGGCAACGAGACGATGGAACCATTCTAAAAATACTTGGAGATTCATCTGCTCCGCAGGCAACACCGATCCATAACATAGGGGCCAGTCTGGACAAGCCAAACCCGCATTCATCACACGAGTAGCACTACCGATCGCCATTACCATCCAAGTAGCGATCGCAATTCCAAGCGCAATGCGACGGATGAGGACAACTGGCTCTATAAATTGGCTTTTAGCTTGAGGATTGCTATTAGCAAAGGTTTCAGATGCTTGTGCTGGTTTGGAAGAAGTTAAAGAGTCAGTCATGCAAGTTCAATAAGTTCAGGATTTCTTCGTGAATCTCTATAAAACTCAACAGAAGTATGAATAAGAGTTACGACCCATCTTAAGAGCAGTTCCAGATTTGGTGGGGGGATTTAACAATTTCTTCGCGTTAGGTATTTACACTGATGCAAAAACAGCATCGCTCAGCGATGCTGTTTTGCGTCTTGATCCAGAACAAGGGGCTTAAGCCTCTTGTTCTGCTGGTTATAGTGTTGAGCGATCGCGCAGATTATCTAGCCGCTCTCTACGGTTTTCCAAGCGATTTTGCATACGGTCTTTCATGCCCTCTCTCATGCGATCACGATTTTTTTGCATGATGTCCTTAAGTTGCGATCGCTGTTGGGGTGTGAGAATGTCACGCATAGCTAGCATTCGCTCAAAATGTTTATTTTGTAATTCCTGTTGCAGCTCCATTACTTGCTTATGCTTGGCTCGAATGACATCGCTACCTTCAGTACTAGCTAATAAATCTTGTAATTCCTTATTTGCTTGACGTAATTTTTGCCCCAGTTCACGCATTTGCGGTTGATCGCGATCGCGCACAGCCTTAAGTTTTTGTAATTGCTCAGGAGTCAGGTTTAGCTGTTTGAGGACTTTTCCTGATGGCATATCGGGACTATTGGCAGCAAATTTATCTGCGGGATCTGTCAAATCGGCTAATTTGTCAGGTGATTTATCGGGACTTGCTAATTGGGATTGCGTCTCAACCTTTGCTTGATTTTGGGGTTTCACAGACTGAGATTGCAAACTCGCAGTACTAGAGACAATCACACCACTGGTGATTGCGGCTGTGGCAGCGATCGCGCAATATTGAAAGATCTTTGACTTAAACATATTAAACATATATTTCTCGTTTTCTTGATTTTTACTGTTCATGCTCTGAATTAGCAATGATCTACTCGTATTCAATGGGCGATAACTCCATCAAAAGTTGGGTATCCGTTGAAGTTGTGGTGCTAGTAGGTTGAGCAACACTGACATCGGTAGCATCCCAGCTATTAATTAATGACTGTTCGATCGCCGCGCGATCAGCTTCACTCATGGAATTACTAGCAATTTGTAACTGAGAGCGATTATTTGCCAAGTTGAAACCAATGCCAGTGGCAAGTGCAACAGGGATCACCAAAGCCCAAGGTAACCAGCGTTTGAGATTTCTATTTTTTGATTTGCGGGGATATTTGCTAATCTCCACAAATAGTTGCTGCTCAAAATTGGGAGCAGGTGGTGGGGCGATCAGCTTGTTTTGCTTGAGAAAATTCACTAGAGCCATATCAGTTTGATCACGAGGATCTCCATCAAAGTTTTCTTGGGGCTGTGGAAAATTAGGATTATTCATAGTTCGACTCCTTGCGCTTCTAAAAACTTTCTGATGGCACTACGGGCATGAAACAATCGCGATTTCACTGTACCGACAGGGATGGACAAAATTTCCGCGATATCTTTTTGGGGTAACTCTTCGAGATCATGCAGTACCAATACCGCTCGATGATCTTCACTGAGCTTGGCTAGCCCCCGTTGCATCAAGTCTTGATAATGCATTTGATTTAGCCCCGCTTGCTGATAGCCATCACGGGCGATCGCATCATCTGAAAGGTTTTCGAGTTGCTCATCTTCGACAGATACATTACGTGATCGCATTTTTGCTAGAGCTTTGCGGCGATCGCTTGCCACATTAAAGGCGATCCGATAGAGCCATGTCGAGAATTGGGAAGATTGCCGAAATTTACCTAACCCTTTCCAAGCTCTAAGAAAGACATCCTGCACCAAATCATCTAAACCATCGGAGCCACATAGCTGAAATAGTGTTGATCGCACCTTGTGATGGTGACGTTGATACAGCTTTTTAAAGCTATGGGGATCGCCCTGCAAGCTTGCTTGCACCAGATGAAGATCGGGATCAGTGGGATTAGGAGTTTCGATATTTGTAGTTATGGTTTTGAACATCGACTATCAACATCCATTCTCGGCTTAATGTGGTTTTCATTTTGCTTACGGCAAAATAAAAACCGCAAACTCTTAAAGTGATTGTTTATTGTTTTGCAAATGAGTATGCACTC containing:
- a CDS encoding restriction endonuclease, whose translation is MTTAKQYEDIITSLQWDGLKSLWNKIEERNTPTWDAGKAFEYLVLRAFQLDGAEVRYPYGVKLFGQSQEIEQIDGVIHCHGLSCLIESKDFQDKVNVDFAPIAKLRNQLLRRPASTIGAVFSRTGFTESARSLSCFCLPQTILLWSGEEIKYALEKEVICELLVLKYRFCVEHALTDYNVTERDIL
- a CDS encoding heme o synthase, yielding MNRNWREVIQDYTELTKPRIIVLLLITTAGAMWIASEGQVDGFLMFITVLGGAIAAASANAINCLYDRDIDAKMERTSWRPIPSGRIQPLNALIFAIALAAISFTLLAVYANLLAACLAMSGIATYVGVYTIWLKRSSTQNIVIGGAAGAIPPLVGWAAVTGELSWAAWVLFAIIFVWTPPHFWALALMIRDEYAKVGVPMLPVVKGDAVTANQILLYTLLIIPVSLLLVFPCNVMGVVYAVSAVGLGIAFIYKAMQLLKEPSDRNVARSVFKYSILYLALLCVAMGIDSLPLAHISSQQAIALLQIPSSI
- a CDS encoding COX15/CtaA family protein → MTDSLTSSKPAQASETFANSNPQAKSQFIEPVVLIRRIALGIAIATWMVMAIGSATRVMNAGLACPDWPLCYGSVLPAEQMNLQVFLEWFHRLVASTVGFATIVLFGASWYFRQSLPKWLPWATSGSLSLVVFQGILGGLTVTQLLRFDIVTAHLGTGLLFFSSLLAIATSLTSQTISDQTRTSPKIAWLGLTAAVLIYLQSILGALVASQWALHQCFATQDMCIVLNAHLIGVIPATLASVALVVTVLLTKAIAPVLRFVGSLAGLLVIAQVAIGYATYKLHLQVEPLTIAHQATGSALLGTLVCFAVLAFRLTKKATSPSQTEQNQAQPAIR
- a CDS encoding Spy/CpxP family protein refolding chaperone; the protein is MNSKNQENEKYMFNMFKSKIFQYCAIAATAAITSGVIVSSTASLQSQSVKPQNQAKVETQSQLASPDKSPDKLADLTDPADKFAANSPDMPSGKVLKQLNLTPEQLQKLKAVRDRDQPQMRELGQKLRQANKELQDLLASTEGSDVIRAKHKQVMELQQELQNKHFERMLAMRDILTPQQRSQLKDIMQKNRDRMREGMKDRMQNRLENRRERLDNLRDRSTL
- a CDS encoding sigma-70 family RNA polymerase sigma factor, with amino-acid sequence MFKTITTNIETPNPTDPDLHLVQASLQGDPHSFKKLYQRHHHKVRSTLFQLCGSDGLDDLVQDVFLRAWKGLGKFRQSSQFSTWLYRIAFNVASDRRKALAKMRSRNVSVEDEQLENLSDDAIARDGYQQAGLNQMHYQDLMQRGLAKLSEDHRAVLVLHDLEELPQKDIAEILSIPVGTVKSRLFHARSAIRKFLEAQGVEL